In one window of Allorhodopirellula heiligendammensis DNA:
- a CDS encoding DEAD/DEAH box helicase: protein MSVFSQFAPRLQEAIVSRLGFTSLRPVQELAGEAILAGKNAVVLAPTAGGKTEASIFPTLSGLVSDPVDGVGAIYIAPIKALLNNQAHRLDQYTEMVGLRRFVWHGDTPSNERKKFLKEPTELLMTTPESLEVMLVSQSVDEQTLFRELRYVIIDEVHAIAGSDRGAHLMSVMERIAVYSKHDLQRIGLSATVGNPEAILTWLKGSSQREGVVVDPPKKPSRRQLQIFHRGGLASIANEASRKARGSKSLFFCQSRATSEAVAEQMRRQGTEVFVHHSAVSKEERQFAEEQFHSGSDACIVCTSTLELGIDVGDLDYVLQSEAPDTVSSFMQRMGRTGRRGDNPANTTFYCETSEGVLQAIAIIELAKTGWVESIEVNDRCWPVLIHQLLAMSLSTGGLRPEQAWEHLSLLPDFCGIQRNEFDRLIAWMIQDGSMVLSSGLLSLGPTAERRFGRRNFMELFAVFSSPKTYAVMTIAGQPVGSLTQDFVDRLVEDVSTFLLGGRAWAVNQINHDDRRIFVIPSPIGRQPSWGGFLPQFLGYDLCQQVLQVLTSTEDYPYLETESREVLHEERRNLGDFLTPERGGIDGDTHELRWWTFAGGRINSTLRYALAFLEPTWTFIPDNYAIKIRGDSPTSAWLGEAISQISTDDFWANDALHASITAAIPNYRLTKFQPLMPDCVERETLQRHLLDVFGTERFLRQSILAENSLE, encoded by the coding sequence GTGAGCGTCTTTTCCCAGTTCGCCCCTCGATTGCAGGAGGCCATCGTTTCACGACTCGGATTCACGAGCCTGCGTCCTGTTCAAGAACTGGCGGGTGAAGCGATCCTTGCCGGTAAGAACGCGGTTGTGCTTGCTCCCACGGCGGGCGGTAAGACTGAGGCCTCGATCTTTCCAACGCTTTCGGGACTAGTCAGCGATCCCGTTGATGGTGTCGGTGCGATCTATATCGCTCCGATCAAGGCATTGCTAAACAATCAAGCACATCGCCTGGACCAGTACACCGAAATGGTCGGACTGCGTCGGTTCGTTTGGCACGGAGACACACCAAGCAACGAACGCAAGAAGTTTCTGAAAGAACCCACCGAGTTGCTGATGACGACCCCAGAGTCGTTGGAGGTGATGTTGGTGTCACAGAGCGTGGACGAACAGACGCTGTTTCGCGAACTGCGTTATGTCATCATCGACGAAGTCCACGCCATTGCTGGCAGCGACCGCGGCGCTCACCTCATGAGCGTGATGGAACGAATCGCGGTTTACTCTAAACACGATTTGCAACGCATCGGGTTGAGTGCGACGGTCGGCAATCCAGAGGCGATCCTCACATGGCTCAAGGGCAGTTCACAGCGAGAAGGCGTCGTGGTGGATCCGCCGAAGAAGCCATCACGCCGCCAACTGCAAATTTTCCACCGCGGGGGGTTGGCTTCGATCGCAAACGAAGCCTCTCGGAAGGCTCGCGGTAGCAAGAGCTTGTTCTTCTGCCAATCGCGTGCGACGTCCGAAGCGGTCGCCGAGCAGATGAGACGTCAAGGCACCGAGGTCTTCGTTCACCACAGTGCCGTTTCTAAGGAAGAACGTCAATTCGCCGAAGAACAGTTCCACAGTGGCAGCGACGCCTGCATCGTATGCACATCGACCCTTGAGCTCGGCATCGACGTCGGCGACTTGGACTACGTCCTGCAATCCGAGGCACCGGACACGGTCAGCTCGTTCATGCAGCGGATGGGGCGCACAGGACGCCGTGGAGACAATCCCGCCAACACGACGTTCTATTGCGAAACAAGCGAAGGTGTTCTCCAGGCGATCGCAATCATAGAACTCGCGAAGACTGGTTGGGTCGAAAGTATCGAAGTGAACGATCGCTGCTGGCCAGTGCTGATCCATCAGTTGCTCGCGATGTCCCTATCCACCGGCGGACTGCGTCCCGAACAAGCATGGGAACACCTGTCCCTTTTGCCGGACTTCTGCGGCATACAGCGTAACGAATTCGATCGTCTGATCGCCTGGATGATTCAAGACGGCTCGATGGTGCTATCCAGCGGTCTGCTATCGCTTGGCCCGACGGCCGAGCGTCGTTTTGGCCGCCGCAACTTCATGGAACTGTTCGCGGTCTTTTCGTCACCCAAGACCTATGCGGTGATGACAATCGCAGGTCAACCGGTCGGATCGCTCACACAGGATTTTGTCGACCGACTCGTCGAAGATGTCAGCACTTTCCTACTCGGTGGCCGAGCCTGGGCCGTCAACCAAATCAATCACGACGATCGCCGCATCTTTGTCATCCCATCACCAATTGGACGGCAACCATCGTGGGGCGGCTTCTTGCCACAATTCCTTGGCTACGATCTATGCCAACAGGTCCTCCAAGTCCTCACCTCAACCGAAGACTATCCGTATCTCGAAACCGAATCACGCGAAGTCCTGCACGAAGAACGTCGCAATCTAGGCGACTTCCTCACACCGGAGCGCGGCGGCATCGACGGCGACACCCACGAACTCCGCTGGTGGACCTTCGCCGGAGGCCGAATCAACTCAACCCTCCGCTACGCCCTAGCGTTCCTAGAACCAACCTGGACATTCATCCCCGACAACTACGCCATCAAGATCCGAGGCGACAGCCCAACATCCGCATGGCTAGGCGAAGCCATCAGCCAAATCTCCACTG
- the pglZ gene encoding BREX-6 system phosphatase PglZ yields the protein MTDALGPISRHLETELRQKVRRHNLVIWLDAEGAYTDLTQQLIGLRAEGELSYDVFTLRDSLLELMLELEPWTSGIAPKSMVVHMPGFNKQSVRGTPLLEMYLAGCKFEPNLSTSISDAAAGKLLPTQIDAYLAGTELSLADADQWLASMLGDTASTLTGRLRLVTTESLIDDLLTPPPAKGPLSSQITSEDDVNAIWERFGAALGLPLLWRDQAMPATAIPTPEAIAFVASSWALSVEYVDDLHRAPVDPRLNATSGLASKLVENCRALAEHLRQRHPDFYTRTADETEAMLPDEVEQARPEDLGKIDTFRFEETKMLSGAIDALQNADWNAAVDWAGRRIQDDSFWLSREATRRSAWLLVDDAAKLGQRISEASTSLTDVNDFSTILERYANLGAPVDRAHRQLEQRRHALLGPRLPDFDKLRTCLDSLREVWRKWADGWARDFNVFCSTHGFMPPAELQQRNLFDQVVSPMMDAKATTALFVIDAFRYEMAAELMQHLTGERLTSPRLDARFAELPTITSVGMNALAPVVRDGRMKPSITNGKIGGFHAGEYRVFDPETRKRAMHDRVGGPTCPLLKLQEVVDRDATSLKRSIARAKLVIVHSKEIDAAGEAGFGPAVFDSVTKNIRRAWRLLREAGVKQFVFTADHGFLLRDGLDNVQWRGSKVIPDRRHLISPLAVDQKDEIRVPLSDLGYDDTDDHLIFPLTTAAFDKGKRLGTFVHGGNSLQERVIPVLTLSHRADIGGNTLKYQIHGLARDGVGGMHCLTATIKAMSEQPALDFSSHREIEIAVRSTDTPTVTAELCQVRGGGSQIAGGSVLAAVGEEFELFFRLRGDTDTRVEIELYGCGKTFMARLSLLDAKDKGFATSFVVVSDNDLRFHRFDDVYRKVMIELGTNVCPRGAMGDILDRWIGKVEDALIAAGEDENADDFDEKVRKRLDEDLASLTGGQAPQDFIRVIQTIFDLKQQGDVAGAGSLISWLCGSGNVAASAKKSAGIKGDITSRDALDYLRGVLEIVKAAGYKGLVIVIDEAETILRMRKDSRHKSLNGIRQIADAAGSYPSLLWVFTGTPDFFDSRQGVAGLAPLNDRIQFMKQGRFASLRQAQLELTPFNAERLRSVAVKLRELYPTNDQSRIDTKVGTEFIDRLVDEVTKGFKGDVGVVPRQFLRQFVTQLDLVDENEDYDPMTEYGFEPQDLSSEEQLAITGAALTPGDGEDDGEPPVAEDIW from the coding sequence ATGACCGATGCCCTCGGACCAATCTCGCGACACCTGGAAACAGAGCTTCGTCAAAAGGTACGCCGGCACAACCTGGTCATCTGGTTGGATGCTGAAGGTGCTTACACGGACCTGACGCAGCAATTGATTGGTTTGCGTGCGGAGGGTGAGCTGAGCTACGACGTGTTCACGCTCCGCGACAGCCTGCTGGAGCTGATGCTTGAATTGGAACCGTGGACGAGTGGCATCGCGCCCAAGTCGATGGTCGTTCACATGCCGGGTTTCAACAAACAATCGGTGCGTGGCACGCCGCTGCTGGAGATGTATCTGGCCGGATGCAAGTTCGAGCCGAACTTGTCGACTTCCATCTCCGACGCCGCGGCCGGCAAGTTGCTGCCGACTCAGATCGACGCGTACTTGGCTGGGACGGAATTATCGCTTGCCGATGCAGATCAGTGGCTGGCCTCGATGCTGGGCGATACCGCCAGCACGTTGACGGGACGCCTGCGATTGGTGACGACCGAGTCGCTGATTGATGACTTGCTGACTCCGCCGCCTGCGAAGGGACCTCTGTCGTCACAGATCACGAGCGAAGATGACGTCAACGCAATTTGGGAACGATTCGGCGCGGCTTTGGGGCTGCCTCTGCTGTGGCGAGACCAAGCCATGCCTGCCACGGCGATACCAACTCCTGAAGCGATCGCGTTCGTCGCGTCGAGCTGGGCTTTGAGCGTTGAGTACGTCGATGATTTACACCGTGCTCCGGTGGATCCACGTTTGAACGCGACAAGCGGATTGGCGAGCAAATTGGTTGAAAATTGCCGTGCACTCGCAGAGCATCTACGCCAGCGGCACCCCGATTTCTACACTCGCACGGCCGACGAAACCGAAGCGATGTTGCCAGATGAGGTCGAACAAGCGAGACCAGAGGATCTCGGCAAAATTGATACGTTCCGGTTTGAAGAAACCAAGATGCTCAGCGGTGCGATTGACGCTCTGCAAAATGCGGACTGGAACGCCGCAGTTGATTGGGCCGGACGCCGTATCCAAGACGACTCGTTTTGGCTCAGCCGCGAAGCCACTCGCCGCAGCGCATGGCTGCTTGTCGATGATGCCGCCAAACTAGGCCAACGGATTTCGGAAGCGAGTACCTCGCTGACGGATGTCAATGATTTCTCCACGATCCTTGAACGCTACGCGAACCTCGGTGCGCCGGTCGATCGTGCCCACCGCCAATTGGAACAACGTCGTCACGCGTTGCTGGGGCCGAGGCTACCGGACTTCGACAAGTTGCGGACTTGTTTGGATTCGCTGCGGGAAGTGTGGAGAAAGTGGGCCGACGGATGGGCACGCGATTTCAACGTGTTCTGTAGCACGCACGGATTCATGCCACCGGCCGAGCTGCAACAACGGAATCTGTTCGACCAAGTCGTATCGCCGATGATGGACGCGAAAGCGACAACGGCTCTGTTCGTGATCGACGCGTTTCGATACGAGATGGCCGCAGAGCTGATGCAGCATCTGACGGGCGAGCGTTTGACGTCGCCTCGACTCGATGCACGGTTTGCAGAGTTACCGACGATCACTTCAGTCGGCATGAACGCACTAGCTCCCGTTGTTCGTGACGGCCGGATGAAGCCCTCGATTACCAATGGGAAAATTGGCGGCTTTCATGCTGGCGAGTACCGCGTCTTTGATCCGGAGACTCGAAAGCGGGCGATGCATGATCGCGTCGGTGGACCAACGTGCCCATTGTTGAAGTTGCAAGAAGTGGTCGACCGCGACGCGACGAGTTTGAAACGCAGCATCGCTCGGGCCAAACTGGTGATCGTTCACAGCAAAGAGATCGACGCGGCGGGTGAAGCAGGATTCGGACCGGCTGTGTTCGATTCGGTGACTAAGAACATTCGTCGTGCGTGGCGTTTGCTTCGCGAAGCCGGCGTGAAGCAGTTTGTGTTCACGGCGGATCACGGTTTCTTGCTTCGTGATGGATTGGACAATGTCCAATGGCGTGGATCGAAAGTCATTCCTGATCGCCGCCATCTGATTTCGCCGCTCGCGGTAGACCAGAAAGACGAGATACGTGTGCCGCTGAGTGATCTGGGGTACGACGACACCGACGATCATCTGATCTTTCCGCTGACAACGGCGGCCTTTGACAAGGGCAAGCGGTTGGGCACGTTCGTTCACGGTGGTAATTCGTTACAGGAACGTGTGATTCCGGTGCTAACGCTTAGCCATCGCGCCGACATTGGTGGAAACACGCTGAAGTACCAGATCCACGGACTCGCACGTGATGGTGTCGGTGGGATGCATTGCTTGACGGCAACCATCAAGGCGATGTCGGAACAACCGGCATTGGATTTCAGTAGCCACCGTGAAATCGAGATAGCCGTTCGTTCAACGGACACGCCGACCGTGACGGCCGAGTTGTGCCAAGTGCGCGGCGGCGGCTCACAAATCGCCGGCGGCAGTGTGTTGGCCGCTGTGGGCGAGGAGTTCGAGCTTTTCTTCCGTTTGCGTGGCGACACGGACACCCGTGTCGAAATCGAGCTGTATGGATGCGGCAAGACCTTCATGGCTCGTTTGTCGCTACTGGATGCGAAAGACAAAGGGTTCGCTACCAGCTTTGTCGTGGTGTCGGATAACGATTTGCGTTTTCATCGTTTCGACGATGTGTACCGAAAGGTGATGATCGAACTTGGCACCAATGTCTGTCCGCGAGGTGCAATGGGCGACATCCTTGATCGCTGGATCGGCAAGGTGGAAGACGCATTGATCGCGGCGGGCGAAGACGAAAACGCGGACGACTTCGACGAAAAGGTCCGCAAGCGACTCGATGAAGACTTGGCGTCGCTGACTGGCGGCCAAGCACCGCAAGATTTCATCCGCGTCATTCAGACAATCTTCGACTTGAAACAGCAGGGCGACGTTGCCGGGGCCGGATCGCTGATCTCTTGGCTGTGCGGCAGCGGTAATGTGGCTGCATCCGCCAAGAAATCCGCCGGCATCAAAGGCGACATCACCAGCCGAGATGCACTTGATTACTTGCGAGGTGTGTTGGAGATCGTCAAAGCGGCTGGCTACAAAGGATTGGTCATCGTGATCGACGAGGCTGAGACGATCCTGCGTATGCGGAAAGATTCGCGGCACAAGTCTCTCAACGGAATCCGCCAAATCGCCGATGCTGCGGGATCCTACCCAAGTCTGCTATGGGTCTTCACGGGAACTCCGGACTTCTTTGATTCCCGACAAGGCGTCGCAGGACTGGCTCCGCTAAACGATCGCATCCAGTTCATGAAGCAAGGAAGATTCGCCAGCCTCCGGCAAGCCCAGTTGGAATTGACGCCGTTCAACGCCGAGCGTTTGCGAAGCGTCGCCGTAAAGCTCCGTGAACTCTATCCGACGAACGATCAATCTCGCATCGACACCAAAGTCGGCACCGAGTTCATCGACCGCTTGGTGGACGAGGTCACGAAGGGTTTCAAAGGGGATGTTGGAGTGGTTCCACGACAGTTCCTTCGCCAGTTTGTAACGCAACTGGACCTGGTGGACGAGAACGAGGATTACGATCCGATGACGGAGTATGGGTTCGAGCCGCAGGATCTGTCTTCGGAAGAACAGTTGGCGATCACTGGTGCTGCGCTTACGCCGGGCGACGGTGAGGACGATGGCGAACCACCTGTTGCTGAGGACATTTGGTGA
- a CDS encoding SIR2 family protein: MRFIDGGPALPDTLLRARDEGRVVFFCGAGVSRARAGLADFFGLAESVIRELGALADSDAAKVLQKAKQIGKELDVTGLISADRVFSLLERDFDRSDIQAAVAKSLTPAADVNRSAHEILLRLARTPSGKTQLVTTNFDRLFEADDVEIQLFQPPRLPQPSRYDDLDGIVYLHGRVDTDCKQEEGNGFVLSSSDFGHAYLSDGWATEFFREIVRKYVVVFVGYSADDPPVHYLLEGLRRNPDSLNGIYAFQSDESAELTARWQHKGVIPIAYSDAEEHHALWETLGLWAIRADDPQKWRESILDLAMAGPKELKPHQRGQIAHIVSTYDGAEAFAESVPPAEWLCVLDPSCRYEPPGHLIYVTPDSARIDPFIRYGLDSDEIPQRSGGDSFNRKREVPTDAWDAFTISELDQQDLSPNNLPAVRGNFAVNVAELPARLLCFARWIANVANQPAAVWWAVRQESLHPSYRGAIEWRLSRIHEDEVIDVEIQRVWNYLLEAWNDPPRDADQDWFELEQAIKRNGWSINSSRRFVKLSEPYLKVGPALMSRPVPPAAEDGNGIIDFVSIEAECPVPPIDSDIPVEWLAQTVRGLRYCLEAATRLCEEVNDHQRHRISPIERDLSPKISDYGRTRDLSGCVIAFASLYERLVAADPQRAREEFAAWPSDECTAFARLRFWASGKPEIATPDAFAQVVLGLTDNVFWGSHHQRDLLITLAKRWTAIAAKIRIDIETRILSGPSRYEGEDEDSYREHVAWSVLDRLQWLKTHGCEFSFDAESEIASRKPDAPNWKPQCAERAAESRETRSGSVATNTEHSALVREPISSILSKARELSGRSDTDNFRENNPFAGLCSKHSRRAYLALAKAARRHAYPPWAWTTFLNCDSRENDRPAFSAVVATRLCRATDEVLSELLYLTACWLQKVSKAIRCFLVTSTCYCGSPVRSVLDRLDHRATIKRFADCCNCWANYSVLKS; this comes from the coding sequence GTGCGTTTCATAGATGGTGGCCCAGCACTGCCGGACACACTTCTCCGAGCACGAGATGAGGGCCGCGTTGTGTTTTTTTGCGGCGCGGGTGTATCGCGGGCACGCGCCGGTCTTGCAGACTTCTTCGGTTTAGCTGAATCCGTCATTCGAGAGCTGGGAGCATTGGCGGACAGCGATGCGGCTAAAGTCCTGCAGAAGGCGAAGCAGATTGGCAAAGAACTCGACGTCACAGGACTCATTTCAGCCGACCGCGTGTTCTCGTTACTGGAGCGTGATTTCGATAGGTCGGACATCCAGGCCGCGGTTGCCAAGAGTCTCACACCAGCGGCGGACGTCAATCGTTCAGCACACGAAATCCTGCTTCGCCTGGCGCGCACTCCAAGTGGCAAGACACAACTTGTGACTACGAATTTCGATCGGTTATTCGAGGCTGACGATGTAGAAATCCAGTTGTTTCAACCGCCGCGTTTGCCGCAACCGTCCCGATACGACGATTTGGACGGCATCGTGTATCTCCACGGTCGCGTCGACACCGACTGCAAACAAGAAGAGGGGAATGGGTTTGTCCTTTCCAGCTCAGATTTTGGTCACGCCTATCTGTCTGATGGCTGGGCCACCGAATTCTTCCGCGAAATCGTTCGAAAGTATGTCGTCGTCTTTGTTGGGTATTCTGCCGACGACCCGCCCGTGCATTATTTGCTTGAAGGCCTGAGACGAAACCCCGATTCACTGAACGGGATCTACGCCTTTCAGTCAGACGAGTCGGCCGAGCTGACCGCTCGCTGGCAGCACAAAGGCGTCATACCCATCGCGTATTCTGACGCCGAAGAGCATCACGCCCTGTGGGAAACGCTCGGACTGTGGGCGATTCGTGCCGACGACCCGCAGAAGTGGCGTGAATCGATTCTCGATCTTGCAATGGCAGGACCGAAGGAGTTGAAACCACACCAGAGGGGGCAGATCGCGCACATTGTTTCAACCTACGACGGCGCCGAAGCTTTTGCTGAATCAGTACCTCCAGCAGAATGGCTGTGTGTACTGGATCCTAGTTGTCGCTATGAGCCGCCGGGACATCTGATTTACGTGACTCCGGACAGCGCAAGAATCGATCCATTCATACGATACGGATTGGACTCTGACGAGATACCACAGCGCAGCGGTGGCGATTCCTTCAACCGAAAGCGGGAAGTTCCTACTGATGCGTGGGACGCGTTCACAATAAGCGAACTGGATCAGCAGGATTTGTCACCGAACAACCTCCCTGCAGTTCGAGGAAATTTTGCGGTAAACGTTGCGGAATTGCCAGCACGCCTTCTGTGCTTTGCGAGATGGATCGCGAACGTCGCCAACCAGCCAGCGGCTGTGTGGTGGGCGGTCCGGCAAGAGTCCCTGCATCCGAGTTATCGAGGGGCCATTGAATGGAGACTCTCGCGGATCCATGAAGACGAGGTGATTGATGTCGAGATTCAACGAGTGTGGAACTACCTTCTCGAAGCGTGGAACGATCCTCCGCGTGACGCTGACCAGGACTGGTTTGAGTTGGAGCAAGCCATCAAGCGGAATGGATGGTCGATAAACTCATCGCGACGCTTTGTGAAGCTCAGCGAGCCGTATTTGAAGGTGGGCCCGGCACTGATGTCGCGTCCTGTACCACCGGCGGCGGAGGATGGGAACGGAATAATCGATTTCGTTAGTATTGAAGCTGAGTGTCCGGTACCACCAATTGACTCAGACATCCCGGTCGAGTGGTTGGCTCAAACCGTCCGGGGCCTTCGTTACTGCCTCGAAGCGGCGACGCGACTCTGTGAAGAAGTGAATGATCATCAACGCCATCGCATCAGCCCAATCGAACGGGACCTGAGCCCAAAGATATCCGACTATGGGCGGACCCGCGACCTTTCCGGGTGCGTCATAGCGTTTGCTTCGCTGTACGAGCGACTGGTTGCCGCAGATCCGCAGCGAGCTAGGGAAGAGTTCGCAGCGTGGCCGTCGGATGAATGTACCGCGTTCGCGAGACTTCGCTTCTGGGCAAGTGGGAAACCAGAGATCGCAACGCCTGACGCATTCGCTCAGGTGGTACTTGGGTTGACCGACAATGTCTTCTGGGGTTCCCACCATCAGCGAGATCTGCTGATCACGTTAGCGAAACGCTGGACCGCGATAGCGGCAAAAATCCGTATTGATATCGAAACGAGAATACTATCCGGGCCTTCACGTTACGAAGGTGAAGACGAAGATTCGTACCGAGAACACGTAGCGTGGTCTGTGCTGGATCGATTGCAATGGCTAAAAACACATGGGTGTGAGTTCTCTTTCGATGCTGAGAGCGAGATCGCTAGCCGCAAACCCGATGCACCGAACTGGAAACCGCAGTGCGCGGAGCGTGCAGCAGAGTCACGGGAGACGCGAAGCGGATCGGTGGCGACCAACACTGAGCACAGCGCTCTCGTCCGTGAACCGATAAGCTCGATCCTTTCCAAAGCACGCGAGTTGTCCGGACGCTCCGATACAGACAACTTCAGAGAAAACAATCCATTTGCCGGGCTATGCTCGAAACACTCTCGGCGTGCCTATCTCGCACTTGCGAAGGCAGCGCGACGTCATGCGTATCCGCCATGGGCATGGACGACATTCCTGAATTGCGATTCAAGAGAGAATGATCGGCCGGCATTTTCCGCAGTCGTCGCGACGCGACTGTGTCGGGCGACAGATGAGGTGCTGTCTGAATTGCTTTATCTCACAGCGTGTTGGCTGCAGAAAGTCAGCAAGGCTATCCGATGCTTCCTGGTCACATCGACCTGTTACTGCGGATCACCAGTGCGCTCCGTGCTCGATCGACTCGATCACAGGGCGACGATCAAGCGATTCGCGGATTGTTGCAATTGCTGGGCGAACTATTCCGTGCTCAAAAGCTAG
- a CDS encoding lipase family protein: protein MKSLLFACTFFILLVGANRVQAQSYSASGNRIEESSFGGAVVAASGDVPLDSEFVSRLRSTSIAGDNPPFAIVADLAMLSGEVYRNDHETVSYFVRGLGFERFATITNDQENLMVHVMDAPGVTLVVFRGTDDRLDWLTNLDLRAKTCSQGVFHRGFIDAFDAIRADTQTFISKQSGQRLWITGHSLGGAMAVLCAFDQKLSREVSADVITFGQPRVTDAKGCRNIDTALKDHYVRVARPTDVVSRIPPAIPFMTDYGHAGLHIRLGNKGLAIGPSARATMRQASFQSDEFGKACIVESVIEIHGSVFDEPPITLEELQALPGQPIEYDPNIREGQVVRFGPGTVAQVAFKYAIKKAIAWIVEQHSMDDYLRLVRSYRG from the coding sequence GTGAAATCCTTACTCTTTGCATGCACTTTTTTCATTCTTTTGGTCGGTGCCAATCGCGTCCAGGCACAGAGCTACTCTGCCAGCGGAAATCGAATTGAAGAGTCGAGCTTTGGCGGTGCGGTTGTTGCTGCGAGCGGCGATGTTCCCTTGGATTCCGAGTTTGTTTCCCGACTTCGCTCGACGTCGATTGCAGGCGACAATCCACCGTTCGCCATCGTTGCGGACCTTGCCATGTTGTCGGGTGAGGTATACCGCAACGATCACGAAACTGTGTCCTACTTCGTTCGTGGTCTGGGGTTTGAACGGTTTGCAACCATCACCAACGATCAGGAGAACCTGATGGTTCACGTGATGGATGCGCCAGGGGTGACACTCGTCGTATTCAGGGGGACGGACGATAGGCTCGACTGGTTGACCAATTTGGATCTGAGAGCCAAGACGTGTTCGCAAGGCGTTTTTCACAGGGGCTTTATCGACGCCTTTGATGCTATCCGGGCAGACACACAAACCTTCATCAGCAAACAGTCGGGGCAACGGTTGTGGATTACAGGTCACAGTCTTGGTGGTGCCATGGCGGTGCTCTGTGCCTTCGATCAAAAGCTGAGCCGAGAGGTTTCGGCCGACGTGATCACGTTCGGTCAACCGCGAGTAACTGATGCAAAGGGGTGTCGTAACATCGACACTGCGTTGAAAGATCACTACGTTCGCGTCGCCCGACCAACCGATGTTGTCTCGCGCATTCCGCCTGCAATACCGTTCATGACCGACTACGGGCACGCGGGACTTCATATTCGTTTGGGAAATAAGGGCCTTGCCATCGGTCCGTCGGCAAGAGCTACAATGCGTCAGGCATCCTTTCAGTCGGATGAATTTGGAAAAGCGTGCATCGTGGAGAGTGTGATCGAAATTCATGGCTCAGTATTCGACGAGCCGCCGATCACGTTGGAGGAGCTGCAAGCATTACCTGGGCAACCCATCGAATACGATCCAAATATACGCGAGGGGCAAGTAGTTCGTTTCGGTCCTGGTACGGTTGCTCAGGTTGCATTCAAGTATGCGATCAAGAAGGCGATTGCCTGGATTGTTGAACAACACAGCATGGACGATTATCTGCGTTTGGTGCGTTCATATCGTGGGTGA
- a CDS encoding MYG1 family protein, with protein sequence MIIQLIVTHPGGAHKDDFLACSLLAHMHGAPIQRRDPTDEDLANPSVCVVDIGGVHDPERKNFDHHQFPRDAPPLWALSLVLQDMGLYEDALSFCAWLRPAEWLDTLGPNETAKLMEIPCATLGSLNSPLDMTLLNRFASRT encoded by the coding sequence ATGATCATTCAGCTGATAGTGACCCACCCGGGCGGAGCCCACAAAGACGATTTCCTTGCCTGTAGCCTGTTGGCGCATATGCATGGTGCTCCGATTCAGCGACGCGATCCAACAGATGAGGACTTGGCCAATCCTTCGGTCTGTGTAGTTGATATCGGTGGGGTGCATGATCCGGAACGGAAGAACTTTGACCATCATCAGTTCCCTCGTGATGCCCCGCCACTTTGGGCCTTGTCGCTTGTGCTCCAGGACATGGGGCTTTACGAGGACGCCCTGTCCTTTTGTGCTTGGCTTCGTCCAGCGGAATGGCTGGACACGTTAGGCCCCAACGAAACAGCCAAACTGATGGAGATTCCATGTGCGACGCTGGGATCGCTCAATTCGCCGCTCGACATGACGTTGTTGAATCGATTTGCGAGCCGCACGTAA
- a CDS encoding 3-keto-disaccharide hydrolase, whose amino-acid sequence MRLLCLTSWCVFWIGYLGPAVSRSDDALGVGARPITGAEVILDGSREMLDEKWTYWEGPRFSSSLPIKWKVVEDPVDDESAIMTDDPAAAGGKYGTADIVTKQKFRDFRLHVEFLIPNAGGNSGVYLQNRYEIQILDGDKTKHGLGAVINETPSPYHAYNGIGKWNAYDIQFRAARFKQGTLSEKPMVTMYFNGEKVHLNQQINKVWGGANSGIDGGNDNGFGITDTPGGIKLQCEGHEVLYRNIWIKPIELSDPSTDF is encoded by the coding sequence ATGCGTCTTCTCTGCTTAACTTCATGGTGTGTTTTCTGGATCGGGTATCTTGGGCCGGCGGTTTCCAGGAGTGACGATGCGCTTGGTGTGGGTGCCCGGCCGATCACGGGGGCAGAGGTGATCCTTGATGGGTCGCGAGAGATGTTGGACGAGAAATGGACTTACTGGGAAGGCCCTCGGTTCAGTTCTTCGCTGCCGATCAAATGGAAGGTGGTCGAGGATCCGGTGGACGATGAATCGGCTATCATGACGGATGATCCAGCCGCCGCAGGGGGCAAGTACGGAACCGCCGACATCGTGACCAAACAGAAATTTCGTGACTTTCGATTGCACGTCGAGTTTCTAATTCCTAACGCGGGTGGCAATAGCGGTGTTTACCTGCAGAACCGCTACGAGATTCAGATTCTTGATGGTGACAAGACCAAGCATGGGCTCGGTGCTGTGATTAATGAAACGCCCTCGCCCTATCATGCCTACAACGGGATCGGCAAATGGAATGCGTACGACATCCAATTTCGGGCGGCTCGATTTAAACAGGGCACGCTTTCCGAGAAGCCAATGGTGACGATGTACTTCAATGGTGAAAAGGTTCATCTCAATCAGCAGATCAACAAAGTTTGGGGCGGCGCCAATTCCGGAATCGACGGTGGCAACGACAACGGATTTGGAATCACGGACACTCCCGGTGGCATCAAATTGCAGTGCGAAGGTCACGAAGTGCTCTACCGAAACATCTGGATCAAGCCGATCGAACTAAGCGACCCTAGCACGGATTTTTAG